From a single Shewanella donghaensis genomic region:
- a CDS encoding HlyD family secretion protein: protein MKEIMLPYVLIIWLLVKLGVIQWNLANAVRSVGLGLFIAFALFTGHRFWSPADLTDSSTIKAPHAVLSPLIGQEVENVYVTHNQLVKKGDLIYTLVSVDSTEQINALKANRSAVEAQHAAAIQQIRVLKVNINNDERNLARLTALKEHASQVDRDNLAAQIDANSAQVAANIAQLDAQTAQMQSYDADIQSAKWTDSRREIRAQFDGQLAITNVVEGTRLGNMHLFDTSKKFMEMRIADQSYRYIKKGQFAEFYVDAYPGEIFRGRVHSVTSGTGEAMINPMSGSQHVRQHVGNNSGSHGRTVVIEFEEPEGYSLPIGATGSAWISAEKPHPILGFMDIIGGATVRLKALKSYLNAL, encoded by the coding sequence ATGAAAGAGATCATGCTTCCTTATGTGTTAATTATTTGGCTATTGGTTAAATTAGGTGTTATTCAGTGGAATTTAGCTAATGCAGTGCGCAGTGTCGGCTTAGGGTTATTCATTGCTTTCGCACTCTTCACAGGGCATCGATTCTGGTCTCCAGCCGATTTAACGGATAGCTCAACAATCAAAGCACCTCATGCTGTATTAAGCCCATTAATTGGCCAAGAAGTTGAAAATGTTTATGTCACACACAACCAATTGGTAAAAAAAGGTGATTTAATTTACACGTTAGTATCGGTAGATAGCACTGAGCAAATTAACGCGTTGAAAGCTAATAGAAGTGCGGTTGAGGCTCAGCATGCAGCAGCTATTCAGCAAATCAGAGTTTTAAAAGTTAACATCAATAATGATGAACGTAACTTAGCCAGATTAACGGCGCTGAAAGAACATGCAAGCCAAGTTGATCGCGATAACTTAGCTGCACAAATTGATGCAAATAGCGCGCAAGTGGCGGCCAATATTGCTCAGTTAGATGCACAAACGGCGCAAATGCAATCCTATGATGCCGATATTCAATCTGCTAAATGGACCGATTCCCGTCGTGAAATACGGGCTCAGTTTGATGGACAACTCGCTATCACTAATGTGGTTGAAGGCACACGTTTAGGTAACATGCATCTATTCGATACCAGTAAGAAGTTTATGGAAATGCGAATAGCGGATCAATCTTATCGTTATATTAAAAAAGGGCAGTTTGCCGAGTTTTATGTAGATGCTTATCCTGGTGAAATTTTTAGAGGTAGAGTACACAGTGTTACCTCTGGCACCGGTGAAGCGATGATTAATCCTATGAGTGGTAGCCAGCATGTCCGTCAACATGTAGGCAATAATTCAGGCTCTCATGGCCGTACTGTTGTTATTGAGTTTGAAGAACCTGAAGGGTATTCGCTTCCTATAGGGGCAACAGGTTCTGCGTGGATTTCCGCAGAGAAACCTCATCCAATATTGGGCTTTATGGACATTATTGGCGGGGCTACTGTCAGGCTGAAAGCACTAAAGTCTTATTTAAATGCGCTCTAG